Genomic DNA from Lactuca sativa cultivar Salinas chromosome 8, Lsat_Salinas_v11, whole genome shotgun sequence:
gggtctacggccacaatgccggcccatgtagttatgagtagaagacccggggggttagccctaggcacagtatgctagtatgatactcgggacgaggtccaatgatagagggcgggtgcccaaggaatggtttatgtgatagtttatacttgttgtctgtgtgatacttgtatgtgcctggtagggaggtgagtgtgggcgaggtcccgtatctcaccaatagtagagtgtggatgatgttccacatctcagtagcagcagagcaggggcgaggcccatgttaggaaaggagtgagtgtgggctgggcccgtatctcactaccagtaggagcatggacggggttccgtgactcatcagtagcaggtcaggggcggggcccagagataggcgaggccttaggacaagatccgttagtatgtgtttagcttatgtgagatgtttatgtgctattatatgttagtgggcgaggccctgtgacaggcgaggcctacgtgaaacagatctgtatccgagcggggctcgaagccaggcggggcctggagcggcggggccgttgtagcgggcgaggcccaatatgtgcagtatgtgggtatgcatggtatgtggtagggtggggaactcactaagcttcgtgcttacggttttcagttttggtttcaggtacttccggtagcggatgatggagctcgggatgatcgcatggcacacgccatagcttagacagcctgggaatgtttactctgataacgaatatgtattttggaaactaatactttgtttatgatggaaaacgatgaatttgcttaatgtaatgttttattaaatgaaatttttagtcttgaattttcgGACGTTACAAAGCTTGTGTTGGATGGGTGGTTTCCGGGGTTGTTAGATGGGCCTTTTGAATGGTTGGAGTGATTTCCGGGGTTGTTGGATAGGCCTATGTTTTTGAATGATAGGACTAATGGAGATGGAATAGTTTGGAGGGATAAAGAAGGAGTTAGACAGTTATTTTTCTTGTAAACAAGTTTGGAAGGATTTGAATAATTTTGGTCCAAAGGTTCCTTGGTGCAAAATTGTTTGGTTTAGTAACAATATTCCGAGAAATTCCTTCATTCTTTGGATGgcgattttggaaaaattaaaaaCTCAGGACAAGGTTATAAACTGGGGAATAAATGGTAATCTGCTTTGCCCTTTTTGTACCATTGGGGGATTCTATTTGGGTATGATCTTTAGTGAGATTATCCGAATGGAGTTCCCTAGACATGTGATTGACGCCATGTCTAGAATGCAACTTTTTGACATTGATGGTTGGTTTGTGTTTTTTGTTGCCTGTTTTTGGATGAATTTTATGCACAGGTACAACTCGATGATTCTGTTGCTTGGGAAGAGTAGGAGTTTGCTTTATAGGAGCTGTGAGAACAAGGATTGGATTGGTTGGCTAAGAAGTAAAAGATGGAGGACTGAATGCTGGAAGCAGTCGAATAGCAATTGGAATGAGATTTTATGGTTTCTTTTTATACATATGGTGGGAGAGTTGTGTAGTTATAATTTTGATAGACATGGTGTTTATGGTAGTTTATTCGTTTTGTATTGGTTGTTGGGTTGGGTTCTAGGATTAGTCTATTGGACAGTGGGTTTTTTTATGGGCCTTTCCCCTTGCATTAAATTTTTTGGTTTGATGTGGGCTTGGTGGTGCAAGGggttgaagttaccttttttcccacATAAAATAAGTCTTTGGACTAATTCTAGGATTTGTAAGGGTTTTTGGGGTAAAGGTAGGGGTTATTTGAGGATTAAGAAATGGCTTGGTAGTTGGCTTTGGATTGGTTGGACTTGTTAGGGTTGGGTTttgttgtttgttgtttttttgtttgtattcttttattttttattaagttTGCTGAGCTTCGgctctttccaaaaaaaaaaaaaaaaaaaacaatgaaacAAACCTACAATTTCTAAATGGCTTGGGTAGAATAGTGGATTACAACAAAGATGATCGGCTAAGGAGATATCAAGATCAAAACGCTCTCTCTGTACAAACTCTACAGTGAGCTCCAAGCACAAGAGTCTACGGTGATGAAAGACTGCGTGGATCTCGGTGGACCACTAGCAGTTGTTGCTCAGACACCTCAGTTTCCCAAAGGATCTCAGTATCCTTATACCAGAGACTCCTCATATCAAACTCCATATGACAACTGTTCTTAGTCATATGAAGCACATATAGAGCTAGAAGATGAAGAAGCTTTTCAAAATGCTTTAGCTCTTGTCAGTTAACAACTCAACCAACTTCTACCACCCAACTTTCACAAAAACCAACAGTTCACCGGACCACCTTTTAATAGAAACTACACGACCACCTTTCAATAGAAACTACACGACTTTCAAAACAATCCATCTCACCATCCAAATCAAAGATATCACAGAAATCCACCTTATCAGTCTCACTCTCAAAAACACCTATGATGATCACAAACTCCACTAAACACCACATGAAGACAAATACTTAGATATCAACATCCAGGAAGAGAAAAAGGATGGAGTTCTCATCTGTTAGAAGTGTTATAAAGAGAATCAATTTGCAAGGGACTGTAAAGCCAATGTGGTCAAGGACAAAACATTCTACCTCAGAATGGCTCAGGAGGTGGAATATAAAGAAAAAAGGAAAAGCGTTGGTAACTCAAGTTCGAAGAGACCACCAAGTTTGGTCTTtaggagatgaagatgatgaacctGACAACAAGAGAAGAAGAGGAAATATATGTCTTGTTGCAATCGAGGAATATGGCTCAACTAATCTGAAAAAGAACTATTGTTACATAGCCAAAGAAGGAACTCTCAGCATCGTGGAACAAGTAAAAATTATGAttcaattaaataattataacatGCTTGAATGTGAACATAGCGACCCAAAAGCTGTATCACTTGAGAGGAAGACTAGAGGACAACAAACTTAAGGTCGCTAAGCTAAAAAGGAATTTGTTattagaaaaagatgctagacTACTTTGTGAAACTCAACTAGATATAACTTTCAATCAATAGGATTTAGCGCGcaataaaattatacttttaaatcttttaatagagAAACTGTTTAATGAAAGCGAGGCTATGGAGAACCTAGTGAACAATGGATTTGTTGATAACTCTTATTACTGGGGATTGTCCAAAGGTTATCCTATCGGAGAGAAATCTCCACCACGGTTTGACGCTGATCATCCTTATGTCCCACCTGACTGGACCTTTCACTATCCCATTAATAGCAAGACCTTTCCTGAGGACTTAAGGTGTCATTTTGGAAAACTTCATGTCCTTAACAATAACTATGTAATAGAGGAAATCGTCCCATAGGAAACCTCTAAAAATTACCAGTTGCTACCCATCACTGGAACAATCCATTCAGGATCTATTTCCGAGGTAGATGAGGAAATCATTGTAGAAGGACCTAATGCACCATCAAAGTCCATCGAGGACTTCGCCATCTCATGCTCTGCGGTACCCCAGTCCTTGTCCAAAATAGAAGTCTTACCGAAGACCTCTGTTAAAACTACATCCAAAATTCAACCTCTTCCTCAAGGGGGGTAAAAACAGACAAATTTGAAATTGGTCAATGCTCTCGATGTTATGAACGTTATAGTTCTATTGACTAATCTCCCAGACCTATACTGAAGAAtcaacttttcaaagcaagaaTTTCAAGGAAAAATGGTTTATCGAAACCCCTAGAAGAAAAAATCTTTTCAAAATCATTCTGCGGAAGTCAAATCATTTCAAAATCACTCTGCGGTGATGCCATCACTCCATACCAGCCAGGTGATGCCATTCCGGTTGCTAAACTAATCAATTGGTATCTGGTATCTGGGTTTTCCTTCAGGTTGATCAAATCAACctgttgatatatttattatgtCCATTTATTGAATTCTTGAATACTCTTTTCCCCTTAAAAAACATTGTAaaaattcaaatgtaaatatGTTATACCTCATGATTTTTTTAGTCATAGAATGTTGGATCCCTTGCAAATTGCAATCATCCTTTTAAAGGTCGAAATAAACAACTATTCAAATTGGTcttatcaataaaataatatacttttTTTGTAATAGTATACCCAAATATTTCCATCTTTGTCATTATAGATTCTTTTATAGAGATTCAAACTTCACTTAAATTTCGTAAGATTCGTTTGCGGAATTTGAATTCACTTAAATTCGTTCAAAGAAGATTCAAACTTCACTTAAAATAATATGTTTTTTGTAACAACAATAACACCCAAATACTACCATCTTTGTCATTATGTACAAACTTCCTATCCTATCTATCTATGTTTTTCCTCATCGTACAAGAAATCAATTTCCCCTGTTGACTGAAGATTTTGCTGTGAAATCGCATGCATTTGAGGGACATCATTCAAAACCAAATTCCCACTTTGCCACACTTGATTAACAACAGATCCACCTGAAAACGGACCCACATCAGCAAAAATAGTAATCTCATTAATCGATGACTCAGCAGATAAACCTGAAACTTGAAAGCTAAGATTTCCTGGCACCATTGAAGGACTGTAATTATTTATCAAAGTTGTATAAACTGTCATACTTCCATTACTATTATGAAAAGCCACAAGTGCTTCTGACCCAACCATGCCTATTTGGTTCGGGTTAACCGCCCATGCAACCCACCCACGTGGGCCCTGGCGGGCGTGGTATGCGATCTGGGCTATGCCCGTTGATGAATTGTAGGTCCAATGAAGTTGTGCAGATAGATGGGGTAGATCCCTACAAGAACTATAGATTCTTCTTGATGTGAATTTGTATTCTGAACACATTTGAGCATATGATATATCAAAATGGGATACaagaaaatgaaaatatataaGTAGGGCAGAGCTTATAGTTATGGCCATTGATGGAGTTAAAAACTTAGGTTATTGatctttgtttatgtttaataacAATTCTTAGTAAGTGTATGTAGGATTGTCATGAAACATTTGTTTACTCATAGAGGTGTATCATGTGTGATGAACCAACTACTTGATGAGATCAAATCAGTAAATGTGTGAAAAATCATGACTTTACGAATCACAAAAAATAGGTTTTGCGTTGAGATACTCTTGTAATTATGCCATAGCTAGATTTAATAGTTTGAGAATTGTTTTCTTTTGGGGTATAAGTGGTtgttaagagagagagagggaggaagCTACCTTTTTCCTTGAAAGGTATTTACTATTTATTGATGCTTGGGAATAAACATAATTTCATGCTTGTAATTAAATAAAGAATTTTAATAAACTCTTTTTCTAAATCTGTAGGTGATGGTGTAATACAAAAACTGGGATGGGACTTGCACCAGCCCTCTTATATGTCATATTTGTGCTAGTTTTTAGCTTTTATTATTATACATTTAGCTTTATAACTATAAGTTGACAAAGCCTACCAATATTaaaaatcgtagctcttttcgtTGTAGCTTCAAATTAAACATAAGATCACATTTGGTTATGAAATATTCTTACGCATGGGTGGTCTTTTGATTTTTGTAGCAAAGATCGAGGTTGTTGTGTTGAAACTAACATGAGTCACCATAATTGGATAAATGATATATGATAAAAATGTAGAAACGATGTATGACTGTAAATGCAGAAACGAACTTAAAGGAACTAAgctaatattaaaataaaattttattttataataaacTTTGTTAGTAACTATATTTAAATTCCAATTGAAACTTTCTTAGTAACTAACATACATGAGTCATAATAATTGGACAAACGATATATGATATAGATGCACACATGATATATGATAATATTaacaataaaatattattttataacaaACTTTGTTAATATCTATATATTTAAAGGAAATCTAAAGAAAAGTTTCAATATTTGGATCAGTTTATGAAAGTAttgaattaattattttttttacaaaaaagttGATCCTAAAAGCCGGTAAAATGGAGCTTTCTGATCATTTTCCCGGTTTAGTTGGTAACAAATTAATTGAGACTACTTCGTAAACTGACCAAAAATATTGAGATTTTTTTGCAAAAACCAAAATGATGGGAGTATTTCGTAAACTGacccaaaatatatataaaaaacatttttatatatttttacacCTTAAGAAAcgttttcacacacacacacacacacacacacacacacacacatatatatatatatatatatatatatatatatatatatatatatatatatatatatatatatactaggttataacccgtgtgaTACACGattattaaattaatataatataaataataattataacaaaaagattttgacaaatttataaaaggtaattaaaataaaaataaaatgagaaaaaaattaatatttaaaatattttttttggtgTAAAAAAGAGATTGAAAAATAGGGTGAAGTTTTATATGAATCACTATTAACTATATTTCTCACTCTAAAGATGGAATAAAAAACAAAATGTGATTGTAGATGGTCTTAAAAAATCTAAATAATTAAGGactttattttttgtttgttGAGAGAATAacacaaattaaatttaaatagaaTATAATCTATTGTTCaagttaaaacaaaaaaaaaaagtttaggcccataaaaaaacattttgtcTTTATAGATGTAAATATGAATCTTAGATTGTGTCTAAATATTGTTATGACATATTTATTATTTACTATTTATTATGTCTATTGTTACTGTTATACTATTTATTTGGATCTCACCCACCTTCACTTCCTATGGAGACCCGAGTTTAAAAGTAACAAATAAAACAAATTATGTTATTATACGTAACTTTAAAAGGTTTAAAGTATCATATGATACATTTAGGAATATCTTAAACAAATggaaatactttttttttttttttttttgcattctaTTATTTGGCCAGTGAGTGTAATTTTATTTATATCCATTAGTTTGTAGGTGAGAAGGTAAAAATAAAAAGAGTTGATTCGTATACAacaattttttctttttatacaACAATTTGTGTGTTAAAGTGTTGTATTTTACAACtctataaaaaataaattgttgtgtacgaatcatTTTCCTAAAAATAATGATGAATAAATCATTCACTTAAGAGGCTTAAAATAACAAAGtggtttttatattaaaaaaaatttatattacaTAAATGGTAGCAATTCAAATAGAAATTACATGAACAATCCTTTATGAAAGCATTTTGCTGTAATTAAGaatagattttattttatttttcacaaGTGTCACATACAAACATACGAAGTAACACACCATTACATACACAAACATTCATATATACACAAAATAGTCACTGATATatgaaattacaaaaatggtccctcatTTGaaggaatttttttttcatttagaaatcatttcccCCCTTCTAAAGTTGAATCAAATACATGAATTCGAGGGAATTAGAATCTTTTTCCTATAAATTTCATTCATTTCTTGCCAACCAAACAACATCTTACTCTATAACCTATAAAGAAGAGTATTTTAGATATTTTGACTACAAAATAACACTTTTGTTGGGAGCAAATAGAAAACAATGGTTACAGAAATCACACATACGCATTACACAGTGAcagatacatgcaaataacacATACTTTTGATGTTGAAAATTTGTAGTAAATTTGAAGATATTATAATTATAGCGGGAATCAGTTAAACCAAACTTTATTCGTTTACGTCGATTATTAGTCAATGTATACCGCTTTTCTAAGTTAAGTTTTGAATTTAAGACAAATTTTACATCCACGAAAGTTTTAGAAAATATTCATCATCAAAACTTAGATAAATAGAAGTACAACCTATAACATCAAAAtacttggaaaataaaattttggtCCTTATGGCATGctaatttgtatatttttttcaAAGGCAAAACCAGTTATTCTTGGAATAGCATCCAAATAGTTTTACTTTAAGATTTAAGAACCAAAATCATTATTAAATTACAAGATAAGGACCAAAACCGCAAACAAAGTCCTTTTGAGACCAAAACTGGAAAAGGTGCTAAAGTGGGAGACCAAAAATTGTAAATTACTCTAAAATCATTTCTTTGCAAATATGTTATTTATGCTAATGTTTTTCCATGAGAAGAATTGATGATGGATTACAAACTTTATTTTTATGAAACAGAATATTCCTGTTGTAAAGAAGAACGATAATATACTATATACATTATAAAACAACTAATGATTATGATAATTTGATTAATTTTCTTAAATTCAAGAAGTGTTACCTGGAATGCAGCTTAGGCGCTTACAAGCCAATGAATTGgtgcataacatatcaactactTCTAAATATTCACAACAAAAGgacctggggcattaagaaaatCAAACATCTTCCTTAGAAAATCAACATTGTTTTCCTTTTAAGCACCATTGGGTGAGAAAATACTTGTTTTTGGAAGCCTTAAAGTTTTAGATTTCACACCAACATACAACCTTTGGCTAGTCTCCTGCAAGCATAACAAATCATAAAATAAGTTATATCCTGTTTTGGAAGCCAATATATAACCTTTAGCTACTTTCTATTTTCATACCTCATAAAAGAAAATCAAACCATATACTTGTATTATCACAGAGGAGCGTTGTAAACATGTCTAGTTCCTTTTGTCGATAACGAGTTGCTATTCATGAACACTTATTTTTTAGTTTGCAAGCTCTATAAAGAAAATCAAAAGCCAATGTGTTCCAAAATTTTGAAATACAAGAACAAACTTTGATAAAAAAAAGCCAAATAGCTGATGTTCCAAGTCGTGAAAAAAATACCATACTTATGTCTTCTACTACAAAAAATGCATGATAAAAACCTATAATACACATTAACATGGATCAGGTGTAATTACATAAAAGATGGATTAAGATACTAATAGCCCTTATAGATTCAAACATGTAAGCTATAGATAAAACTAATATTCGAGACAATGAATTAGGTGTGTACTTAAATAAAATGATAGATTATTACCTTCTTGTTGGTAAAGAAGAAACATCTATTATGCAAAACAGTTGAAACAATTTCAGCACACCATGTTCATCAATCACATGGTGTGCTGAAATTGAAGCAATTCATGGAACACTTGATAAGAACAAAAAATCTCATGGTAATTTTATCAAACACAGAGTGCAACATGCAGTATGTAAGGTAAAAAAGAGAAGCACCATGTTATTTTTAAAGGTGTGCTAATACAGAACCTTAGATTTTGCATATAACCctaatttcaataaaaaaaacaaataaagcaTCATCGTATTCGAAAAAAGTCCCATATCAATATGAACAGTTAAATagtaaaataaaaattgaaattgaatatGTAAAATACACTTACATGATTGAGTTATCAATGACCATTTATGTCAGAATTTTAGTAGTCAGCTTGTAGCCTTAAAATCAGATTTTAAAAGAAGAGGAAGATTAAAGTCTCATATTTTTAGAAGAGAACAAAATGCTAAGGTAGGGTTCTGTATGATTATATGGAGACTAGAGAGTACGAAATTATGGTCGTAATTTTGGAGAGGGTTTAAAGTTTCAGTTTGGTTTTACCGAAAGGATTAGAATCCCTGATTTCTTGTGTAATTTAATTAGCAAAGTTCAAAGTGTAGCTAAAATGAAGGAGCGTAAAAGAGCGGGAAATCAAAGAGGTTGGGGAATATGAGCCTGCCAAGTGGCAAAATAAGTGTAGAAAAATTAACATGTGGCATCTTAACGGATTCTTTTATCAgaacagaatatatatatatatatatatatatatatatatatatatgaagcatTCTACACTTGCTATATGCCACATGTCAAAAATTCAGCCTGAAAATTAGGATTTCATTTGAATCCTGTATATCACTTATTCTTTATAAACATTTCACATCCTTGATTCATCTTCTACACCCTCCTTTATCAATAGGCAAACCCTAGATGATAATCGTCATTATGAACGTCGCCGCCTGCCATCACCTTCGTCACCTCTATCACCACCACTACTGACCTTTTAATCCACTGCCATTACCCTTCCTATTCTTCCTCCttatccctctctctctctctcactcaacACCATCGCAACTTACATCAGAACCTACTTCTCTGGCTAAACATAAGGTTTGAAGCTTCTTTCTTCTATTATAGTGTCAATTCTTTTAAACATTTGGAAGATACAATTGAtctttttatttgtttaatttgtttgtCGAGGCCGCTTTTTTATTCTCTTGTGTTTTAGTCTGTTGTGTTGCCAGAAAATAGGAGGTAATGTGAGCAACATATGTAAAAATTTGTGAGGCATGATCCCGAAACTATATTGGCTTAAATCTTTATATATATTTGCATAATGTATGAACTTTGTAGTGGCTAAATTTTGAGCTTGCaagttttctttgattttttaactgttttttgtgtgtatgtgtgtgtgtgtgttgatagGATGTGGAAAGAACATCGACTAGAGGCTATGTTATGGATTTGATTGTGGTTAAAGCAGTTGAAAAGGTATAACATCtgtttattataaagtaactagatTTATGCCAAAGGGtgtatttttttcaaaacacataCCAAGGCTTATTTCTTAGTAGGACTATTTACAATTTGGGTGTTTGATTGATTTATTTTATCTAAATGCTTTGATTCGTATATCTAATTGCTTTCCAAACcactaattaaaaattaaatatataattattatgaCTTTTAGTTGTGTTATTGGCTGATGGAAAAGGATTTGGTGCTATACCTCAAAACTCCCAATATGTTGGATGTTTTTTAAACACAACAGTCaatgtgtatgtatatatttaCATGAACAGTAACAGGTCGCCTAAAACGTATTTTATAAACCCTTGAACTTGAATCATCTATTTTGTTGCTATTTGGGGGTTTTTTTATAGttattttatgttttgggtttttGTTTTTGGGTAAGTAATTATAAGTCTCGATGGTTGTGTGATTGGTCCAATACTATTTGTGGTCTCTCCTAGCTTAATCATGCATTATCTCGGATATTTTATATGTGGTTTGTGTATCAATCTAATTTATTTTTAGCATATGCCTTATCatttttcgaaatattcttgatTGATTGAATCGATGTTCTATGTCACTGATTACGGTTGTATTAGACCCTATATAATTATAAATGTTGCTCTTCTAatgtgtatttgtgtgtttttttgATAAATCCAACACAAATATGTGATTTATATATTATACATTTGGTTATTTTGTATTTGCAGATTAGAATGTGCTAGAAATTATTTGCATTTGTTTGTGATTTTGTCTATTCAAAGATTAGGAAGTGGGTGGTTTGAGACTTTATTCACTCTATTGACTACTGTTTGGTAATCTATTAGAAATCACAACAGATGATCAAAGCCTGATTATGCTTACACAGGGAAGATAACTTTTGTATGAAAGTGATACTGAATCTTCTTATATTTCTTCACCAAACAAGTTACAAAAGCTTGCAATTTATAGACTCTTCTAcatttaaaactaaaataaagTGCTTTAACAACTACTAAAACTATAACTGAAACTTTATTACCAGGTTAATCATAATAAGATAACCGTTCATTCCTTTATTGAATTAAACTCAAATTTAAATTAGAATCAATACCAACACTCTGCCCCTTAATCCTGATTTGTGTCATGCAGATCCTTAACTCCCAACATGTTTCGCATTTCGACAAATTTCACTCGTGGGAGTGCTTTAGTCAAAATATCAGCCTTTTGTTCTTCTCCACTTATGTGCCCAACGCAGATTAGGCCTTTCTCAACACATTCTCGAATGAAATGATACCAGGTGTCGATATGTTTACTTCTACCATGGAACACGGGATTTTTCATTAGCTCAATTGTTAACTTGTTGTCCACCAGTAACTTGACTTTTCCTGCTTCTTTGATGGTTAAATCCTTCAACAAACTTTTCAACCATAGTGCTTGGCAGGCCGCTGCATTCGCAGCCATAAATTCAGCTTCACAAGAGGATAGAGCTACTGTACGTTGTTTCTGGGAACACCACGTGATCAAGTTACCGGAGAAGTAAAATGTTGTTCCTGTAGTACCTTTCCCATCATCCCGATCCATGTTGTGACTACTGTCGCTATACCGAATCAGCTTTCTGTCTCCACCTGGTCTATACACCAAGCCATGATTAATTGTGCCCTTTATATATCTTAGAATCTACTTTACAGCTTTGAGACGACTGACTCTTGGTGTTTCCATATACATGTTGACCACTCCAACAGAATATGCAAGATCCGGTCTCGTATGTATTAGATATCGTAAGCTTCCAATAAGACGCCGACATTTAGTGGCGTTTGCCAATTCCCCCTCTTCATCCTTTGTTAAGGATAGCTTCGGTTCCATGGGGTACTTTGATTCATTGCAGCCATCCATCCCGAAgagttttaaaattttctttgCATATCCCGCTTGACCAATTGCAATCCCATCTTTACTTTGTTGCACTTCGATGCCTATGTAATAAGAAAGCTTCCCCATATCGCTCATATCGAACATCTTCCACATCCTGTTCTTCACTTGATCCTGTAACGATCAAATCATCGACATATATTCCGACTATAAG
This window encodes:
- the LOC111902124 gene encoding cytochrome b561 and DOMON domain-containing protein At5g47530 gives rise to the protein MCSEYKFTSRRIYSSCRDLPHLSAQLHWTYNSSTGIAQIAYHARQGPRGWVAWAVNPNQIGMVGSEALVAFHNSNGSMTVYTTLINNYSPSMVPGNLSFQVSGLSAESSINEITIFADVGPFSGGSVVNQVWQSGNLVLNDVPQMHAISQQNLQSTGEIDFLYDEEKHR